In one window of Maniola hyperantus chromosome 18, iAphHyp1.2, whole genome shotgun sequence DNA:
- the LOC117990831 gene encoding uncharacterized protein isoform X1, whose translation MESDRTPSPSEVSDDATYRRRGRPIGKNRVPLSLNERRARNAQYERERRYETSEAMAELADAAKCDPTLSNSDLLATVINQLKRAAEVDSSREIEELKRTNEKLTRQVEALEQRLSNWEDNQYSLENDQKHATGGKRKGKSSKSDKSTKVLKSKAESPLTSETDCNVKFSYDDDDDEESQNLGIS comes from the exons ATGGAATCTGACAGG ACACCAAGTCCAAGCGAAGTCTCCGACGACGCTACATACAGAAGACGTGGACGGCCTATTGGAAAAAATCGAGTTCCTCTTTCACTT aatGAACGGAGAGCAAGAAATGCTCAGTATGAAAGAGAAAGGCGCTACGAAACATCGGAAGCCATGGCGGAGTTAGCTGATGCAGCGAAATGTGACCCTACT CTTAGCAACTCTGACTTACTGGCTACGGTAATTAATCAACTTAAGAGGGCCGCTGAAGTCGACTCGTCAAGAGAAATCGAAGAACTGAAACGGACTAACGAAAAATTAACACggcaag TTGAAGCTTTAGAACAACGTCTGTCGAATTGGGAAGACAATCAATATAGTCTTGAAAACGATCAAAAACACGCTACGGGCGGCAAAAGAAAAGGAAAATCTAGTAAAAGTGACAAATCCACCAAAGTCTTGAAATCAAAGGCGGAAAGTCCTTTGACAAGTGAAACAG ACTGCAATGTGAAATTTTCatatgacgatgatgacgacgAAGAGTCACAAAATTTAGGTATAAGCTAG
- the LOC117990831 gene encoding uncharacterized protein isoform X2 gives MKTPSPSEVSDDATYRRRGRPIGKNRVPLSLNERRARNAQYERERRYETSEAMAELADAAKCDPTLSNSDLLATVINQLKRAAEVDSSREIEELKRTNEKLTRQVEALEQRLSNWEDNQYSLENDQKHATGGKRKGKSSKSDKSTKVLKSKAESPLTSETDCNVKFSYDDDDDEESQNLGIS, from the exons ATGAag ACACCAAGTCCAAGCGAAGTCTCCGACGACGCTACATACAGAAGACGTGGACGGCCTATTGGAAAAAATCGAGTTCCTCTTTCACTT aatGAACGGAGAGCAAGAAATGCTCAGTATGAAAGAGAAAGGCGCTACGAAACATCGGAAGCCATGGCGGAGTTAGCTGATGCAGCGAAATGTGACCCTACT CTTAGCAACTCTGACTTACTGGCTACGGTAATTAATCAACTTAAGAGGGCCGCTGAAGTCGACTCGTCAAGAGAAATCGAAGAACTGAAACGGACTAACGAAAAATTAACACggcaag TTGAAGCTTTAGAACAACGTCTGTCGAATTGGGAAGACAATCAATATAGTCTTGAAAACGATCAAAAACACGCTACGGGCGGCAAAAGAAAAGGAAAATCTAGTAAAAGTGACAAATCCACCAAAGTCTTGAAATCAAAGGCGGAAAGTCCTTTGACAAGTGAAACAG ACTGCAATGTGAAATTTTCatatgacgatgatgacgacgAAGAGTCACAAAATTTAGGTATAAGCTAG
- the LOC117990923 gene encoding uncharacterized protein, with product MSVDRLLISTDSAFTIESVVVNHDYEDYPVEYEWKCFNKEQYCDFIVNSHDNSFNFTSGIPNIGEYLITLTVVALNQSANASATIDVMEPNLPILQIVPVNRVINQDSSTKLLGKAFRVAPSCSVTWYFVAEGLLNTSEPHGVAISETYTVFSLEENFLSELADLSNDTTSVEIQVDITSAGRARFLVECNCTSSSNCESIDATVTYAELHFQINESPKAEDLMVSPETGSALETLFQIRSRAKDFDRPLRYSFYCAIGPNVTLLLGSYLEYDMVETFLPFVDGETLIWVEVCDALGACSKSETSSVQVRPSSGKTFDSLIEYTRAFIRRCEIICFMHVAMSAAISYTNAGQLELAGLFMRTVLESLPALHSACSLPQYRYADILGQLAAAGFHVTPLLA from the exons ATGAGCGTAGACCGTCTTCTGATCTCAACAGACAGTGCTTTTACCATTGAGTCTGTAGTTGTAAACCACGATTACGAAGATTATCCCGTAGAG TATGAATGGAAATGCTTTAACAAAGAACAATATTGTGACTTCATTGTAAATAGTCACGACAATAGTTTCAACTTTACATCTGGGATTCCAAATATAGGCGA GTATCTAATAACTCTGACTGTGGTTGCATTAAACCAATCAGCTAATGCAAGTGCAACTATAGACGTCATGGAACCAAATCTGCCAATTCtccag attgtaccTGTAAATCGCGTAATAAATCAGGACAGCAGCACCAAACTTTTAGGAAAAGCGTTTCGGGTAGCGCCATCTTGCAGTGTGACCTGGTATTTTGTCGCTGAAGGGTTACTCAATACTTCTGAACCG CACGGTGTAGCAATATCGGAAACATACACAGTATTTTCTCTAGAAGAAAACTTTCTCAGCGAACTGGCTGACTTGAGCAACGATACTACATCCGTGGAGATTCAAGTCGACATAACCTCGGCCGGACGAGCGCGCTTTTTAGTTGAATGCAACTGTACTTCAAGTTCTAATTGCGAAAGTATAGATGCAACAGTAACTTACGCTGAATTACACTTTCAGATCAACGAAAGTCCGAAAGCTGAGGATTTGATG GTGTCACCTGAGACGGGGTCGGCTTTAGAGACTTTGTTCCAAATCAGATCCCGGGCGAAGGACTTTGATAGACCCTTGCGATACTCATTCTATTGCGCTATCGGACCGAATGTAACCCTTTTACTGGGATCCTATTTAGAGTACGATATGGTTGAGACATTCCTGccctttgtag ACGGTGAAACATTAATCTGGGTCGAAGTATGCGATGCGCTCGGTGCTTGCTCGAAAAGCGAAACGAGCAGCGTTCAAGTGCGACCAAGCAGCGGGAAAACGTTTGACTCACTTATTGAATACACCCGCGCTTTTATCAGGAGATGTGAGATCATATGTTTCATGCATGTTGCCATGTCTGCTGCTATTAGTTACACG AACGCTGGTCAGCTGGAACTAGCGGGCTTATTTATGAGAACAGTGCTTGAATCGCTGCCAGCATTACATTCCGCCTGCTCGTTACCGCAGTATCGATATGCCGACATTTTGGGCCAGCTCGCCGCCGCAGGGTTCCACGTTACCCCTCTATTGGCCTGA